In Triticum aestivum cultivar Chinese Spring chromosome 5B, IWGSC CS RefSeq v2.1, whole genome shotgun sequence, the following proteins share a genomic window:
- the LOC123112314 gene encoding F-box protein CPR1 produces MVAEEPEAKKQINEECIINRLPGDLIERIFFRLPVSTLLTCRGVCKQWQNFIRDPQFAASHLRLAPSYALLFFPQGLVSGELYPSDAILIDEAWSPSTYAVPVIGPDDFLFGSCNGLLGSYTKTSTIKIANLATGEYLHLEKPSKNVKGDHYCFYSFGFHPVTKEYKITHFLGDCIDGRPHNKDRFNIIQVYTLGDEKWKDIRTPEPLSLISVRNSGVVNVDGRMYWLTEDMLVSWQHAVISFDLREESFAMIQLPAEREDEDRYGPRKFWIREMHGKICIVTAQPSRYDPRALLGELQIWTLENMVEQQRWSKKYNIKNPPNYIPGPHSVHRDRIMTQLYNSVCSYELFSENFEIDLSKKLKLFDSKPRWMYNMQSYIVVKSLVSLDVYKKAGIVRRPKQQVGWELKKWKAWEDKRREAEDIRCRVHKHEHALFGNAEKMGKMYQSLQDKPHDVAERLRAELNQVLQDMPDNPSQPKSPRRLNWVEQKQDYEKLMARSVKLKERAQVMKQAHDNILSIIASFKSDKGKSAAGASSSSIARLD; encoded by the exons ATGGTTGCTGAAGAGCCCGAAGCAAAGAAGCAAATAAATGAGGAATGCATCATAAACCGCCTCCCAGGAGACCTCATTGAGCGGATATTTTTTAGGCTTCCAGTGAGCACTTTGTTGACGTGCCGTGGCGTCTGCAAGCAGTGGCAGAACTTCATCCGGGACCCACAGTTTGCCGCATCACACCTCCGGCTTGCACCCAGTTATGCTCTTCTGTTCTTCCCGCAAGGTTTGGTTTCCGGCGAGCTCTACCCAAGTGATGCTATCCTAATTGACGAAGCCTGGTCACCGTCGACATATGCAGTGCCAGTGATTGGTCCTGATGATTTCCTTTTCGGCTCATGCAATGGCCTTCTTGGGTCATACACAAAGACATCAACGATCAAGATAGCTAACCTTGCAACTGGTGAATATCTACATCTTGAGAAACCTTCCAAGAATGTGAAAGGTGATCACTATTGTTTCTACAGCTTTGGGTTTCATCCCGTGACAAAAGAATACAAGATCACACACTTCCTTGGTGACTGCATTGATGGTCGCCCCCATAATAAAGACAGGTTCAACATCATTCAAGTTTACACGCTTGGTGATGAGAAATGGAAAGATATCCGCACTCCAGAACCTCTTAGCTTGATCAGTGTGAGAAACTCTGGAGTTGTCAATGTTGATGGCAGAATGTATTGGTTAACTGAAGACATGCTAGTTAGCTGGCAGCATGCAGTTATTTCCTTTGATCTCAGGGAAGAAAGTTTTGCGATGATACAACTGCCGGCAGAGCGTGAAGATGAGGATCGTTATGGTCCTCGTAAGTTCTGGATCAGAGAAATGCATGGGAAAATATGCATAGTAACTGCTCAACCAAGTCGTTATGATCCCAGAGCTCTTCTTGGTGAGCTGCAGATCTGGACACTTGAGAACATGGTAGAGCAACAAAGGTGGAGCAAGAAGTACAATATTAAGAACCCACCGAATTACATTCCAGGTCCACATTCTGTTCACAGGGATAGGATCATGACGCAACTTTACAACAGCGTGTGTTCATATGAGTTGTTTAGTGAAAACTTCGAGATTGATTTGAGCAAGAAGCTGAAGCTGTTTGATTCCAAACCCCGTTGGATGTACAACATGCAATCCTACATCGTTGTGAAATCACTTGTATCTTTAGATGTATATAAAAAGGCTGGCATTGTGCGCAGACCGAAACAGCAAGTAGGCTGGGAATTGAAGAAGTGGAAGGCATGGGAGGATAAGCGTCGTGAGGCAGAGGATATACGATGCCGTGTCCACAAACACGAGCATGCCTTATTT GGAAATGCAGAAAAAATGGGTAAAATGTATCAGTCTTTGCAGGATAAGCCACATGATGTAGCAGAACGTCTACGCGCAGAACTCAATCAGGTGTTGCAGGACATGCCGGATAATCCAAGTCAG CCAAAGTCCCCCCGGAGGCTTAATTGGGTGGAGCAGAAGCAGGACTATGAGAAGTTGATGGCCCGTTCAGTGAAACTGAAAGAAAGGGCTCAG GTCATGAAGCAGGCACATGATAACATCTTGAGCATCATTGCAAGTTTTAAGTCGGATAAG GGTAAATCAGCTGctggcgcttcttcttcttccatcgccCGTCTTGACTAG